A DNA window from Camelina sativa cultivar DH55 chromosome 17, Cs, whole genome shotgun sequence contains the following coding sequences:
- the LOC104757811 gene encoding GDSL esterase/lipase At1g31550 encodes MASLESHVLMGIVSLVFLSALFGTIVSSESQCRSFESIISFGDSIADTGNLLGLSDQNNLPMSAFPPYGETFFHHPTGRYSDGRLIIDFIAEFLGLPYVPPYFGSKNENFEKGVNFAVASATALESSFLEERGYHCPHNISLGVQLKIFKESLPNLCGLPSDCRDMIGNALILMGEIGANDYNFPFFESRPFDEVKELVPFVISTISSAITELIGMGGRTFLVPGGFPIGCSVAFLTLYQTSNMEEYDPLTGCLKWPNKFGEYHSEQLQVELNRLRKLNPHVNIIYADYYNASLSLGQEPAKYRFINGTLSACCGVGRPYNFSFSQSCGSAGVKSCNDPSKYVAWDGIHMTEAAHKLMADGLLKGPYATPPFNWSCLSSKIKNENSLENTILFDE; translated from the exons ATGGCGTCGCTAGAGTCTCATGTGTTGATGGGGATAGTTAGCCTGGTCTTTTTATCTGCTCTTTTTGGCACTATCGTAAGCTCGGAATCGCAATGCCGAAGTTTCGAATCCATCATCAGTTTCGGCGATTCAATTGCCGACACAGGAAACTTGCTCGGTCTCTCGGACCAAAACAATCTTCCTATGAGCGCGTTTCCACCGTACGGAGAAACTTTCTTCCACCACCCAACCGGTCGTTACTCCGATGGCCGCCTCATCATTGACTTCATTG ctGAATTTTTGGGGCTTCCTTATGTGCCTCCTTACTTCGGatctaaaaatgaaaactttgagAAAGGAGTTAATTTTGCTGTAGCCTCAGCAACGGCATTGGAAAGTTCTTTTCTCGAGGAGAGAGGATACCATTGTCCTCACAACATCAGTTTAGGAGTTCAGCTTAAGATCTTCAAAGAGAGTTTACCAAATCTATGTGGTTTGCCATCAG ACTGTAGAGATATGATTGGAAATGCTTTGATTCTCATGGGAGAGATTGGAGCGAATGATTATAATTTCCCATTCTTCGAAAGCAGACCCTTTGATGAGGTCAAAGAGCTAGTCCCGTTTGTGATTAGTACTATTTCTTCTGCCATCACG GAGTTGATTGGTATGGGGGGAAGAACATTTCTGGTGCCTGGAGGGTTCCCTATTGGATGCTCAGTAGCATTTTTGACATTATATCAAACATCAAACATGGAAGAATATGATCCTTTAACAGGATGTTTGAAATGGCCGAACAAGTTTGGGGAATACCACAGCGAGCAGCTTCAGGTAGAACTCAATAGACTCAGGAAGCTCAACCCTCATGTCAACATCATATATGCTGACTACTACAATGCTTCCTTGAGCCTTGGCCAAGAACCAGCCAAATACA GATTCATAAACGGAACCTTGTCGGCTTGTTGCGGTGTAGGAAGACCGTACAACTTCAGCTTTAGTCAAAGTTGTGGAAGTGCAGGAGTAAAATCTTGTAACGATCCTTCAAAGTACGTAGCCTGGGATGGCATTCATATGACTGAGGCTGCACATAAGTTGATGGCCGATGGATTACTCAAAGGACCATATGCGACTCCTCCTTTCAATTGGTCATGCCTCAGCTCCAAAATTAAGAACGAGAACTCATTAGAAAACACAATATTATTTGATGAGTAG
- the LOC104757812 gene encoding alkylated DNA repair protein alkB homolog 8 yields MVQPRFVRPTQSSPSSDTGEPNSSNLYVANCGPAVGLSDDAIAAVFADFGEVKGVYAADESGVRVIISFANPFSAKSALEALNGRPCPDLKGRSLHIRYSVLQLASETQVNDCVPVSLVDSELNIPGLFLIPEFVSVEEEQQLLAAVDARPWIGLAKRRVQHYGYEFCYGTRNVDTKKPLGELPSFVSPILERISLFSNLDNDQSSLDLDQLTVNEYPSGVGLSPHIDTHSAFEDCIFSLSLAGPCIMEFRRYSVSTWKASTADAEKLGDSSCIKKALYLPPRSMLLLSGEARYAWNHYIPHHKIDKVKDKVIRRSPRRVSFTIRKVRNHPCRCTYPQYCDSQQQR; encoded by the exons ATGGTTCAGCCTCGATTCGTCCGTCCGACGCAGTCATCACCTTCCTCCGATACCGGAGAACCAAATTCATCCAACCTATACGTGGCGAATTGTGGACCGGCGGTTGGACTATCAGACGACGCAATCGCGGCGGTGTTCGCTGATTTCGGTGAAGTGAAAGGCGTATACGCAGCGGACGAGAGCGGCGTTCGCGTCATCATATCTTTCGCGAATCCTTTCTCGGCGAAATCTGCTCTAGAAGCCTTGAATGGTCGGCCATGCCCGGACCTTAAAGGACGGTCTTTGCATATTCGATACTCAGTTCTTCAATTAGCTTCCGAG ACGCAGGTGAATGATTGTGTTCCAGTGTCTTTAGTTGATTCAGAGTTGAACATCCCAGGGCTTTTCCTAATTCCTGAATTTGTCAGTGTAGAAGAAGAACAG CAATTGCTTGCAGCTGTTGATGCTAGGCCTTGGATTGGTCTAGCCAAACGGCGTGTTCAACACTATGGTTATGAGTTTTGTTACGGGACTAGAAATGTTGATACTAAGAAGCCTCTTGGGGAGCTTCCATCGTTTGTTTCTCCTATACTCGAAAGAATCTCGTTGTTCTCGAACCTTGATAACGACCAATCAAGCTTGGATTTGGACCAATTAACG GTAAATGAGTACCCATCTGGGGTGGGTTTATCGCCTCACATTGATACACATTCAGCATTTGAAGATTGCATTTTCAGCCTATCTTTAGCTGGTCCTTGTATAATGGAGTTCAGAAGATACTCTGTTTCTACATGGAAAGCCTCAACTGCTGATGCTGAGAAGTTGGGTGACTCCTCTTGTATCAAAAAGGCCTTATATCTTCCTCCTCGATCTATGCTATTATTATCCGGGGAAGCACGCTATGCTTGGAATCACTACATTCCTCATCACAAG ATTGACAAGGTGAAGGATAAAGTTATTAGAAGGAGTCCGAGAAGAGTATCTTTCACAATACGAAAG GTGAGAAATCATCCCTGCAGGTGTACCTATCCACAATACTGTGACTCTCAGCAACAAAGATAA
- the LOC104759697 gene encoding putative F-box protein At1g32660, with the protein MVSANSIVKGYKNQTSFTNRVESRVCLGDAMKRNEEEDEKDTNPSKSAFDSLSLDLQMAILTRVRAKTLMNSRCVSKTWSSIIGSQKFIDSFFAMSSKQSRFIVALSNGVFTTPEQKLTFFFSFQHDEGEKHQSSFLVPSFEMAIPTTFAYYRQFLASLHGILAVKANSWMMMCNPSMEQVVKLPAGGPIASFVGYDPIDDQFKALSCSSRNLNDYIGNLEHKVLTVGSGQGWRPIKGTTLPYRTSSASVCINGFLYYVAFFTQTTGQAFVRFDVRSEKLSFIKVPSDVVLSGDESVFLEYKGKLASIVRHPYARFTSFYLWILEDAEKPEWSKQTCVIPSSVWDDIECGEISFPGTNKAGEIIIAPTKLSRNVRPFYIFYYYVETQNIRRVRLLGIGDSEEFRRSYGFHDRPEDYFVLIAHQHVESLGFFKYPLI; encoded by the coding sequence ATGGTTTCTGCAAATTCTATAGTGAAGGGCTACAAGAATCAAACCTCTTTTACTAATCGAGTCGAATCTAGGGTTTGCTTGGGAGACGCCATGAAACGTAacgaggaggaggatgagaaaGACACAAACCCAAGTAAGTCAGCTTTTGATTCGCTCTCTCTTGATCTACAGATGGCTATACTGACTAGAGTGCGTGCCAAGACTCTTATGAATTCCCGATGCGTGTCAAAGACGTGGTCATCCATCATCGGAAGCCAAAAATTCATTGATTCCTTCTTTGCTATGTCCTCGAAGCAATCACGGTTTATAGTCGCTTTGAGTAATGGTGTATTCACCACGCCTGAGCAGAAgcttaccttcttcttctcgtttcaACACGACGAGGGAGAGAAGCATCAGTCTTCTTTTTTGGTACCCAGCTTCGAGATGGCAATTCCCACCACCTTTGCATACTACAGACAATTTTTGGCTTCTCTCCATGGCATTCTCGCTGTGAAAGCAAACTCATGGATGATGATGTGTAACCCTAGCATGGAGCAAGTCGTTAAGTTACCTGCTGGAGGTCCCATTGCTTCTTTTGTGGGATACGATCCGATTGATGATCAATTCAAAGCATTATCATGTTCTTCAAGAAATCTGAATGATTATATTGGTAATCTGGAGCACAAGGTATTAACAGTGGGAAGTGGTCAAGGATGGAGACCCATTAAAGGTACCACTTTACCTTATAGGACGAGTTCAGCTAGTGTATGCATCAACGGTTTTCTGTACTATGTTGCTTTCTTCACCCAAACTACAGGTCAAGCTTTTGTGCGTTTCGATGTTAGATCTGAGAAACTAAGTTTCATCAAAGTACCTAGTGATGTTGTGCTAAGCGGGGACGAATCAGTTTTCTTAGAATACAAAGGGAAACTAGCTTCCATTGTGAGACACCCTTATGCTCGTTTCACTAGTTTTTATTTGTGGATACTAGAAGACGCCGAGAAACCTGAATGGTCAAAGCAAACATGTGTTATACCCTCCTCTGTGTGGGATGATATTGAGTGTGGTGAAATATCTTTTCCTGGCACCAACAAGGCTGGTGAGATCATTATCGCCCCAACAAAGTTATCACGCAATGTTCGACCCTTCTACATTTTCTACTACTATgttgaaacacaaaacataagaaGAGTTAGGCTCCTAGGAATTGGAGACAGTGAAGAGTTTAGGCGCTCTTATGGATTCCATGATAGACCCGAGGATTATTTTGTTCTGATCGCACATCAACACGTGGAGAGTCTTGGCTTTTTTAAATATCCTCTAATTTAA
- the LOC104757813 gene encoding agamous-like MADS-box protein AGL86, whose product MKGRLKLSLIANNYLRKQTFKKRKAGIVKKLHEFTTLCGVKACAVICSPYENPVVWPSAEGVQEVVSKVMELPVENQCKYMFNHESYLRREINKAEKKVENLRSDNRETQLRQLMFDCLEGKMNQHPYAATDLQDLRSFIGGYIKKLDSRMNALTLENGESSSSTLLVPTSVAGADSPAVEVTGHPVTADASMVTAPNGFYGYFPDNGMTMNPNPSQHESLVKHHVPFGSVQHHVPVDSVQHHVPFGSVQHHVPFGPVQHGIYDMNLHQDMSLDPNQYLDQQGSFMNMLLGHPQQMGYDGENAQIPLMNDNYHQLPTMDFATTGHMPSINANTNTNTIAGVYAPNDINGLISEDVDF is encoded by the coding sequence atgAAGGGGAGGTTGAAGTTATCGCTCATAGCTAACAACTACCTGAGGAAACAAACATTCAAGAAGAGGAAGGCAGGGATAGTGAAGAAACTCCATGAGTTCACGACTCTCTGCGGTGTGAAAGCCTGTGCGGTCATCTGCAGCCCGTACGAGAATCCGGTGGTGTGGCCGTCAGCGGAAGGCGTCCAAGAGGTGGTTTCGAAGGTTATGGAGTTACCGGTGGAAAATCAGTGCAAGTATATGTTTAATCACGAGAGCTATTTGCGTCGCGAAATTAACAAAGCAGAAAAGAAAGTGGAAAATCTGCGTAGTGACAACCGAGAGACTCAGCTTAGACAACTTATGTTTGATTGTCTCGAAGGCAAGATGAATCAGCACCCGTATGCTGCAACGGACCTTCAAGATCTGAGGTCTTTTATTGGTGGCTATATCAAGAAGCTTGATTCCAGGATGAATGCCCTTACATTAGAAAATGGTGAGTCCTCTTCCTCCACTCTGCTTGTTCCTACTTCAGTTGCTGGTGCAGATTCTCCTGCTGTTGAGGTTACTGGTCATCCTGTTACTGCGGATGCATCTATGGTAACTGCTCCTAATGGATTTTATGGTTATTTTCCCGATAACGGTATGACTATGAATCCGAATCCGAGTCAGCATGAATCGTTGGTTAAACACCATGTTCCTTTTGGGTCGGTTCAACACCATGTTCCTGTTGACTCGGTTCAACACCATGTTCCTTTTGGGTCGGTTCAACACCATGTTCCTTTTGGGCCGGTTCAACATGGAATCTATGATATGAATTTGCACCAGGATATGAGTTTGGATCCAAATCAGTATCTGGATCAACAGGGATCATTTATGAATATGTTGCTGGGACATCCACAACAGATGGGTTATGATGGAGAGAATGCTCAAATCCCTCTTATGAACGACAACTATCACCAGCTACCAACCATGGATTTTGCTACAACTGGTCACATGCCTTCCATCAAcgccaacaccaacaccaacaccattGCGGGTGTTTATGCTCCTAATGACATCAATGGTCTTATATCAGAAGATGTGGATTTCTAA